The following DNA comes from Vicinamibacteria bacterium.
ATAGACGCGTGAGCTCGCCACTCGTGAACCAGTTCAGAAAGGGAGGAATCTCCCGGGACGTTCGCCTGACTGCCGCGTCCGGCTCTCTGCCGCTCACGCCCGGCGACCAGGTCGAGCTCCTCTTCCTCCTCACGCGCGACAGCGACGAAGACGTCGGAAGCAGGGCGCGACAGAGCCTTCTGGTAGTCGGTGCCGAAGACCTGGTCAACGTGCTTCAGGATCCCTCGACTCCCGCCGAGATACTATCGTTCTATGGCGAGCACACGGAATCGGACGACGTTCGGCAAACTATTCTACGGAACCAGACCACGCCCGACGAGACCGTGCGTCTCATGGTTCCGCGTCTGACCGAGACGCTCCTGGAGTTCGTGATCGTCAATCAGACGCGGCTTCTGCGCCATACCCCCATCATCGATGTGCTCGAAGCGAACCCCAACCTGAGCTCCGATCAGACGCGCCGCCTGAACGAGCTCAAGCATGATTTCAAGCTCGGGGAACATGCGGTGTCCGCGGTCCCTTCGGATCAGTCCGGCCAGCCGAAGAAATTGGATCTCGGCAAGGGACCCTCGGAAGAGCAAGAGCCGCCCCCGAGGTCACGCGAAGAGGCCGAGGAGCGCTATGGACTGCGGGAGGGGTCCGGGGACGAGGGAGAAGACGACAAGGAGGCGAGGAAGAGCGTTTTCGAGCGAATCTATAGAATGACGGTCGCCGAGAGGATGATCGAGGCTCTCAAAGGGGAACGGGAGGCGAGGATGATGCTCATTCGCGATCGGAATCGTACCGTCTGGAGCGCCGTCCTTACGAGCCCCAAGATGAACCAGGCGGATGCCGAAGCGATCGTCCAGATGCGCAACGTCGCCCCCGACGTCCTTCGCGAAATTGGAAGAAAGCGAGAATGGACGAAGCGCTACAAGGTCGCCCACGAGCTCGTGCGGAACCCCAAGACCCCACCAGAGGTCTCCACCACGCTCCTGCCCAGAATCTCCGCTCGCGATTTGAAAATCCTGATTCGCGATCGAAACGTGCCCGAAGTCGTCCGACGCCAGGCGCAAAAGATGACTCGCCGCTCGGGGTAGGGTAGGCATGGAAGAAGATTTCTATGCGATTCTGGGTGTCGCCCGATCGGCTCGCCCCGATCAAATCAAGAAGGCCTACTTGAAGCTGGCGCGCGAGAATCATCCCGATCGTTTCCGGGATCCTGCCGAAAAGCAAGAGGCGGATCGACGTTTTCAACTGATCAGCGAGGCCTACAACCAGTTGCGTGATGAAAAACTGCGGGCCGAATATGATAAAAGGCAGCAGCGGAAGGTACAGACACCCGCGCAAGAGGCGGAGAGCTACTACACCAGCGGATTGGCCCGTGAGAGATCGAGGGAATGGGAGACCGCCTTGAAGCTCTACTACGAGGCGATGCGAATCAAGCCTGACAATCTCGAGTACGTTCTCGCCGCCGCTCGCATCTTGTCGATGGACAAGTCGAAACAAAGGCAGGCTTCGGAGCTCTTGACCCAGGCCATTGCTCAGCACCCGCAGGAGCCCGAGCCGCGTCTCCAGCTGGGAGCGCTCTACACCCGTTCGGGTATGCACCTACGCGCGAAACGGGTCTACGAGGATGCGCTGAATGTCATGCCGCACCACTCCGAGTTGAGGAAACGTCTGGCCGAGGCCGCGTCGGCCGAAAAAGGGCGACCCGGTCGCTGGCGGTGAAAAGGAACATCACGGAATGCGAATCGAGTCGCGCGCGTTGACCGATGTCGGGAGAAAGAGACCCCTCAACGAGGACAGCTACTGTTCGAACGACCAGGAGGGGCTGTACGTCGTGGCCGACGGCATGGGGGGGCATGCCCACGGCGAAGTCGCCTCTCGGATCGCGGTGGAGACGATCGAGGAGTTCGTCAAACTGACGTCGGGCGACGCCGACGTCACCTGGCCTTACGGAATCGACGAGACCCTGTCGCTGAACGGCAATCGACTCAAGACCGCCATCCGTTTCGCGAATCAAAGGCTTCTCGAGTTCTCTCGGACCCGTGCCGATTGCGAGGGAATGGCCACGACCGTGGTCGCGACCCTGTTGGGCGACGGCGTCGCCGAGATAGCGCACGTGGGGGACAGCAGGCTCTATTTGGTCCGTAATGGCGAGATCGCTTGTCTCACGAGCGACCACTCCTGGGTCAACGAGCAGGTTCTCTCCGGTGTCATCGACAGCGAGCAAGCGCGCACGCATCCGCTAAGGAACGTGGTGACGCGCGCTCTGGGTGGAAAGCCCGACCTGGAAGTCGATGTGCAGAGCCTCTCCCTGGATGTCGATGACCGGCTTCTGCTCTGCTCCGACGGACTGACGACCATGCTCGATGACGACGAGATTCTCGAAATCGTTCTCGGCGGTGACCAAGGTTTGTCGCGGGCAAACGAGCTGGTGAAGGCGGCAAACGAAAGCGGCGGAGAGGACAATATCACCACGATCCTGATTCGAGTGAATTGACGACGCCAGCACTGGCTACTCAGGCTCCCCCTTAAACTTGGACGAGCTCTAAATGGTTCAGAAGGACACGGACGTTCGCATCGGCAAATTCAGCGTCTTGCGAAGACTCGGCCGAGGCGGAATGGGCGCGGTTTATGAAGGCTACGATCCGGCGCTCGATCGCCGCGTTGCAATCAAGACGCTGACCTCGGACGCGATCTCCGACCAGGATTCGCGAGGGCGATTCGAGCGTGAAGCGAGAGCCGCGGCCAAACTGTCGCATCCGAACATCGTGACGGTCTACGAGCTGGGTAACTTCGGCGGGATAGGCAAACCCTACATCGTGATGGAGTATCTCGAGGGTGCCGACGTCGCCACGATCGTGGAGCAGGGGAGCCTGCCGTTCGCCGAGGCGCTCGATATCGTGATTCAGCTCTGCCGCGCGCTGGACTTCGCTCACCAGAATGGCGTCGTCCACCGAGACGTGAAACCGTCGAATCTCCGCTACCTCGACAACGGTCAAGTCAAGATCATGGACTTCGGTATCGCTCGACTCGAAGGCGGCCATACCTACACCAAGAGCGGCGTCATGCTCGGGACCGTTCATTACATGTCTCCGGAGCAGATTCGCGGCGAGAAGCTCGACGGGCGTACCGACATTTTTTCAGCCGGTTGCATCCTATACGAGCTCCTGACGGGTAAACGGCCGTTCCCCGGCGATACGGCAACAGCCGTTCTCTACAACATCGTCCACGAAAACCCGCACCCGGTGATCGAGGCGAATCGAGACCTTCCTCAGGAGGTTCAACGAGCGCTGGATCGAGCTCTTGCCAAGAACGCTGATGATCGCTTCTCGACTGCGGGCGAAATGGCCAAGGAGCTCGAAAAACTATTGGCCGTCTACCGGAAGACCCTGCCCCGCACCTCGGGCGCCACCCAGAAGGGATTGGACGAGCTCGACGCTCTCGCGCGGAGAAAGCAGTGGCGAAGCCTGGAAGAAAAAGCGCGGAGCCTCCTCGAGGGAAACCCGCAGCTCGACGATGCGAGACGTCATCTTCGCCGGGCGGGACGAGAGCTCTACCGGCAGCAGTTGGAGCAGAGCCAGGGATCGTCGGGGGACACGCGTCAGCTGCAGGAAATACGACAGGAGCTCACCGAGATCTATGGACCGGAGACTGAAAGACGAAGGCCCGAGCTGACGGAGACCGAGATCGTGGGAACGGGCTCTGCTTCGGCGGCAACGGTCTCCTCGAAACCCGCCGACACCGGTGAGCTTCGTGGTGAGTCCACCGCGGCGGTTCGCGCGCTCGCGGCGCCGATCTGGGCCCTGTTCTTCGTTGCGGTTCTGGGCATCGGGGCAATTTTCTACTGGATGTTCGCGCGTGAGCCGGCTGGACCGGCGACGGTCTCCCATCGCCTTCGCATCGTCTCCGAGCCGGCGGGCGCAGCGATCATCGTGGACGGAAGGGCGATCGGCCTGACGACGACCGCGGCTGGCGTGGAGGTTCCCATTTCGGGTAAGGAAAACGACACCGTCTTGGTAGAGCTTCGGCGGGATGGTTTCGTGCCGGCCTCACGCGAAGTAATCCTGGGGTCGGTGGCCCCCGAGCCTCTCTCCCTGGCACTCGAGGTGGCCAGGCGGACCTTCGAGCTCGTCACGACACCGCCGGGCGCTTCGGTCAGGCTCGACGGCAAGACGATCGATGGGGTGACGCCTCTGAGTCTGGAACTGTCGACGACCGAAAAGCACGAGATCGTGCTCACCCTCGAAGAGCATCAATCGCAAACGATTGCGATCGCGGCTGCAGATCCTCTTCCGGGAAGCCCGATCGTCCTCGCCCCCCTTGGTCGTCCCGGCAGGTTCATCGTCGACTCTACCTACCCGGTCGCCATTCACCGAGGCCGAGACGTGCTTGCTCCGGAATCCGCTAGCCCGAGGATCGAGCTTCGTCCCGCGACCTACGACCTAGCGCTCGTGGCCGCCGATGTATTCTTGAATCAGTCGATGAGAGTGACGATCCGAACGGGGGAAACGGTCACGCAAACGACTCCCTCTCTCGGACGAGTGAACGTTCGTGCCAATCCCGGAAACTGTACCGTGACCATCAATGGCTTCCCCGCAGGCTCGCCGCCATTCATGAACAAACCCATCGTGGAAGGCCTTCACGAGTTCGTCTTTACCTGGCCGGGCAACGCCATGGACACCCAACAGATTCGAGTCGAGCCCGGCAAACCGACCTATGTCATAGGACAACGACCATGAGCTTACGACCGGCTTACCGCGGCTTCGCGTTCCTCGCTTTCTGCCTCTGTGGCTCGACCGCACGCTCGCAGGCGCCGAGCGAGCTCGCCCGTCAGCACCTGGAGAGCGGCATCCAGTTCTACGGTCAGCAGCGCTATCGCCAGGCCCTGAACGATTTCCAGGCAATCGTCACGTCCATGTCGTCTACCGAATACGCTGACGACGCGCTCCTGCACATCGGCCGCTACTACCTGGACGTGGAGGAGGATTTCGACAAGGCCAAAGAGAACTTCGAGACGATACTGCGAGCCTATCCAACATCGGACGCCGCTCCTGGAGCCTACTATTTTCTCGGAGAATTATTGTTTCGCTCCGACCGGGCCGGTCGCTCGATCGACGACGCCGTCGCCAACTACCAGCGAGTATTCCTGTATCCGGGCAACCCCTGGATTCCTGCGGCCCTGTTCTCGACCGGTCGTTCACTCGAGCACCAGGGGAAGTTCGAGCCGGCCGTCGATGCATATTTTCAGGTCGTGGCGGAGCACCCGAGCTCGGAATGGACTGCCGGGGCGCGACTCGGAATCGGAAGGAGCTATGTTCGGCTCGGCGATCCCGAGGAAGCCATGACCCAGTTCCAGGAGGTGCGCAACCTTCATCCCGATGTCGCCGAAGCCGAGGAAGCGCTCGACTGGCTTACCCTTCTCTTCCGTTTCTACGGATATCCCATGATGGGAGAGCCGATCTCGTTCCGCCGCGAAACCACGTTCGACCCCCGGCTCAAAGACGACTTCAAAGACATCATTGCTGTCCGCATCTCGCCATCGGGCGTACATATGCTCGAACGAGGTCGCGACCGGGTCATCTCCTTCGACCGCGCGGGAAAGTTCACCGGCAGTCTCGCCGCCGCCGATCCGCACGGTCTGTTCGTCGATGCCCGCGGCGAGCTGGTGGTGGCGAACGAGAAGGGACTCACCATCGAGGGAAAGCCAGCGATCTTTCGTGTTCCCTCGGATAAAGGCCCGCAGCAATTGGAAAAGATCAGAAACGCTGTCCGTGATCGCCTCGGCGACGTGTACGTCTATGACGACGACGAGAAGAAAGTCCTGCGATTCCGGCGTGACGGTGAGCTCGTCGGTGCGTTCCCCGATGCCCAACGGCGGGAGATTCTCACGATGG
Coding sequences within:
- a CDS encoding DnaJ domain-containing protein encodes the protein MEEDFYAILGVARSARPDQIKKAYLKLARENHPDRFRDPAEKQEADRRFQLISEAYNQLRDEKLRAEYDKRQQRKVQTPAQEAESYYTSGLARERSREWETALKLYYEAMRIKPDNLEYVLAAARILSMDKSKQRQASELLTQAIAQHPQEPEPRLQLGALYTRSGMHLRAKRVYEDALNVMPHHSELRKRLAEAASAEKGRPGRWR
- a CDS encoding Stp1/IreP family PP2C-type Ser/Thr phosphatase → MRIESRALTDVGRKRPLNEDSYCSNDQEGLYVVADGMGGHAHGEVASRIAVETIEEFVKLTSGDADVTWPYGIDETLSLNGNRLKTAIRFANQRLLEFSRTRADCEGMATTVVATLLGDGVAEIAHVGDSRLYLVRNGEIACLTSDHSWVNEQVLSGVIDSEQARTHPLRNVVTRALGGKPDLEVDVQSLSLDVDDRLLLCSDGLTTMLDDDEILEIVLGGDQGLSRANELVKAANESGGEDNITTILIRVN
- a CDS encoding protein kinase, producing MVQKDTDVRIGKFSVLRRLGRGGMGAVYEGYDPALDRRVAIKTLTSDAISDQDSRGRFEREARAAAKLSHPNIVTVYELGNFGGIGKPYIVMEYLEGADVATIVEQGSLPFAEALDIVIQLCRALDFAHQNGVVHRDVKPSNLRYLDNGQVKIMDFGIARLEGGHTYTKSGVMLGTVHYMSPEQIRGEKLDGRTDIFSAGCILYELLTGKRPFPGDTATAVLYNIVHENPHPVIEANRDLPQEVQRALDRALAKNADDRFSTAGEMAKELEKLLAVYRKTLPRTSGATQKGLDELDALARRKQWRSLEEKARSLLEGNPQLDDARRHLRRAGRELYRQQLEQSQGSSGDTRQLQEIRQELTEIYGPETERRRPELTETEIVGTGSASAATVSSKPADTGELRGESTAAVRALAAPIWALFFVAVLGIGAIFYWMFAREPAGPATVSHRLRIVSEPAGAAIIVDGRAIGLTTTAAGVEVPISGKENDTVLVELRRDGFVPASREVILGSVAPEPLSLALEVARRTFELVTTPPGASVRLDGKTIDGVTPLSLELSTTEKHEIVLTLEEHQSQTIAIAAADPLPGSPIVLAPLGRPGRFIVDSTYPVAIHRGRDVLAPESASPRIELRPATYDLALVAADVFLNQSMRVTIRTGETVTQTTPSLGRVNVRANPGNCTVTINGFPAGSPPFMNKPIVEGLHEFVFTWPGNAMDTQQIRVEPGKPTYVIGQRP
- a CDS encoding tetratricopeptide repeat protein, translating into MSLRPAYRGFAFLAFCLCGSTARSQAPSELARQHLESGIQFYGQQRYRQALNDFQAIVTSMSSTEYADDALLHIGRYYLDVEEDFDKAKENFETILRAYPTSDAAPGAYYFLGELLFRSDRAGRSIDDAVANYQRVFLYPGNPWIPAALFSTGRSLEHQGKFEPAVDAYFQVVAEHPSSEWTAGARLGIGRSYVRLGDPEEAMTQFQEVRNLHPDVAEAEEALDWLTLLFRFYGYPMMGEPISFRRETTFDPRLKDDFKDIIAVRISPSGVHMLERGRDRVISFDRAGKFTGSLAAADPHGLFVDARGELVVANEKGLTIEGKPAIFRVPSDKGPQQLEKIRNAVRDRLGDVYVYDDDEKKVLRFRRDGELVGAFPDAQRREILTMEVDAVGNVIMLDKKERGVDVLSPDGSVLARIPAQRAPSNLKKAVDIALDPAGYLYVLDEDEAAVAVFDAGYQFVTRLTSQNLGQGVLAKPVSLDVDASGDLYVYDDKAKALIHLR